CGTCAGTGGGGGACTTGCCGACAATCACTTTGCTGCTCAGCTCGACAAGGTTGTCCGTGACGCAGATCACTACCCGGTATATGGGGACCCAGACGCGTTTTTTGCGCAGACTTACGCGACCAGTGGTTTGCGCACTCTCCTTACGAAGACGTTCGGTCGGGTATCGGGATCGAAAGGTGTAGCCGGAGAGAATGGTGTCCTGCGTCCCACCACTTCGTTCGGTGGTGGAAAGACTCATGGACTGACTGCCGTCTATCACCTTGCGAAGGGTGCACGTCCTGTCAATCTTGGTGATTTTGTTGATATTTCACTGTTGCCTGACCTGCCTGTGAAGATCGCAGCACTGGTCGGTGACGCGTTGGATCCGGTCGCCGGAGTCGACACCAACGGGCACCGTACCTTCACGCTCTGGGGTGAGATGGCGGCCCAGATCGGTGATGATGCCTTCACCGCGATGGCGGCCAGCGACCAGGAGCGAACTGCGCCTGGGACCGCAACGATCAAGGCTGCATTTGGGGGTGAGCCGACGATTGTCATCATCGACGAGATCGCCAAGTACATCCGGCAGGTCACCTCGTCCGGAAATGAGGACGTCCGGCGCATGGCCAAGGCCATCGCCGTGTTCCTCGGCAACCTGTTCGAGGTCGCATCCGACCCGACGAACAGAGTCTCCGTCATCATCACATTGGCTGCCTCGACCAACGCATTCGGCAAAGAAACCACGGAGATGACGGATCTTCTCGATGACGCCGCTTCCGCCGCGAGCGGTGCCGTCGCTGAGACGGCGGACGTCCTTGCCCGCGCGGTCCAGCCGTCTGCCGTCATCAAACCCGCCGACGACACCGAAATCGGCGAGATCCTCAAGACCCGCCTGTTCAAAACCGTCGACCAGAAAGCAGCCCGCGCCGCTGGCGACGCATACCGGGAGTTCTACGAAGTCCTCGGAAAGACGGAAATTCTTGCCGGCGGACCAGAACAGCCGGTCACCTACGGCGACCAGGTCGCCAAGTCGTACCCGTTCCACCCCGAACTTGTCCGGGTCCTCGACCAGCGACTCGGCGACATCCCACAGTTCCAACGAGCTCGCGGTGCGCTTAAGCTCCTCGCGGAGGTGGTAGCCGGGATCTATCGCGACGGCGACGACACTGCGATCATCAATGTCGGCGACATCGACTACGCCGATGCACCCGTACTCAACCACCTCACCGACGGGCTCGGACGCGGGGAGTTCTCCTCCGTAGCGATCGGCGACTTCGCCGGCCGAAACTCCCACGCGGTATCGGTCGATGCCGACATCTTCCCCGGCAAACCGCGGTACGCGACCCGAGTCGCACGAACGGTATTTACACACTCGTTGGAGATGAAATCGAACGCAGGCGCCGGCCGTAACGACTGGCTGGTCGGCACTCTCCGCCCCGGCGAGGATGCCACAATCTTCGAGAAGGCACTGACCGAGTCGGAAAAGGTGTTCTGGCACCTCGCGTACGACGGAGCACGGTGGCGTTTCAACGTCGAACCAAACGTCAATGCGATTATCGAGGCAGAGAAACGCAATGTCGCGAACACTCGCGTCGCAGCCATCGTCGATGACCTGATCCACCGCGCGTTCTCCAACGATGGTGGAGTCAACCCGATCCACTTCCCATCCGGTGCCGTCGACATTCCTGACCACGCCAGCCTGCGCGTTGCGGTGCTCGACTACCGCGTCCTGACGGTGAGTGTCAAAGATTCAGACACAGCACCCAGTTTGTTGGTCGAGATGCTCGACAAAACTGGAACCGTTGGTTCACCCCGCAAATACCGCAATGGTGTTGTCTTCGCGGTCCCCGCCGAAGATCAGATTGACGCACTCAAGGATCGGGCTCGTGCGTTGATCGCTGCGGATATCCTTGCTGCGGATACCACCAGGCTGAGCCAGTTCAGCGCCGAGGTGCGGAAGAAGATCGAGGCCTATCAGAAGCAGGCGTCGCTCGAAGCGCGGATCGCGGTGAACCGCTGCTACAAGCACATTTACTTCCCGACCAGTGATAAGTCGAACGGCCATTTGCGGCATAGGGAGCTTCCTCCGCAGGTTCAGGGGGATACGAAGAATGCGACGTCCGCGGTGATCGCGCTCCTCGAGGATGAGGGCAAGATCCGGCGGGAATCGTTCACAGCTTCGTTCCTGCGGTCGAAGACTTGGCCGAAAGTCGAGTCCGTCACCACTGCTGCGATCGTGGACTACTTCTGGATGGACCATGCTTCGCCGATTGTTCGAAACCCTGTGCTCTTGCGTGAGGCCATCACCAACGGCATAAAGAATGAGAACTGGGTTTACTACGACGGGTCTTCAGGCAAGGCGTATACCGCGCACGCAATGGCAGGTATGAGCATCGGATTCAGTAGTGATGCCGAGATCATGACAGCGGCCGAGGCGCAGAATCGGGGACTGCTCGTCCGCAAGCCAACACAAACTGATTTGCGTGCAGTCCTCCCCGAAACCGCAACGACCGGCGCCGCGCTCCGTGCTCTGCTGGACGTCGAGTGCGGCGGCGAGCCGTCCAAGGCTGAGGTTCTTGAACTGCTTGCCACCGCGGTGCAGGCCAGTGACTACAAGTCGTTCGTCGTTCTCGACACCGACCCGGAACCAGGGGTACGCGCACTGACCCCGAGCGCACTGAAGGAAAAGGGACTCGACACGCTGCGCATCATCCAGCGCGCGGATGCCGACGCCGCAGGTGTTGAGGTGCCGACCCGGACAGTCAATAGCAAGACGTTCACCGCGTCTGGTCCCGGCGGCACCGCATTTCAGAAGATTGTCGACCAGGTCTCAGACTTCACGATTCGCACAGTCTCTCGGTTGACTCTCAAAGCCACCGCAGACGAGGCGAAGGGCACTGGGGACATCGACCTGGCGGTCGCAGCACTGGGCATGTTGCCTAAGTTCTCCATCACTGTAACGAGCACTCTGGTTGCCGAGTACAAGAATCTCACCGGTGGACTTCGATTCGGTGGCACAGCGGAGCGAGCTGACTTCCAGAGCGCGTACGGCAACGTCAAGAAGGCATTATCCGGCGCGGCCAAGATCGCCGGTGACATAACCCTCGAAGTCGTCTTCGAACCGCCTGTCGATGTTGATACCGCCGACATCAGCCAGATCCACGCCGTAATCAAGAACCTTCAGATCAAGCAGACCACTATGACTGCCGAGGTGACCCGATGAGCACCCGAACCAATACCGCCACACGAATTCGCCCCCTCGCAGCAGTTGGTGCCACGCGTGCCTTCCGGATTACCGTCGTTCCAGGTAAGAACGACTTCTACGGCCTCGTCCTCGAGGAAACCTACGGTGAGGCCGGCAATGCACTTTCAGCTCACGTCGTTACCGCCACCCCCGTGCAGACCGGCCGGATCACTGACGCTGTCTTCGCCGCCGCCCGCAGCTCCGGGCACTCGCCTAGCGTCCTCGCATTCACGCGCAAGACCCCGATCCGAATCCACGAAGTGGACGGTGTGCGACTCGCACTGATCCTCCTCACTACTCAGCCCCTCGCAAAACATGCACGAGTGCGCGCGATCGTCGCTGGCATCAACGCGATGAGCGTCGAGGAAACCTACTACTGGTATTCCAAGTGCATCGGCACCGAAGCCTCTCGCGCACGCAAGGCACTTCGCACACTCCTCGCAGACGACTGAACTGAAAGCCGGACATGACCAACACCAAGCCCCGAGTCCTCATTGAAGACTGGCTCCCCGTCGCAGAACTCGGCATTGAGTCTCGTCGTGAACGGGCAGCGTCCTCGGCCCTGCCGCCCTTGTCCTATCTACATATCTGGTGGGCGAGACGTCCCCTAGTTGCGTCGGCAGCTGTTGTTTTAGGTGGTCTTATGCCTTCCTGGTCGGATGATTTGGCCGCAGCTTTTCCTGAATCGGATCAGGTTCAGTCCGAGCTGCAATACCGTCAGTGGCTCCTTTACCTGGTAGGTATTCGAGGAGATGTACTTGCTGCGCATGCAGAGAAGGAGGCAGCCGCTCTTGCGGGTACTCGACTGAAGCACAATCCTTTTACCTACAAGCAGGCGTACCGTTACGCGCCAGAAGAGTCTGATCGCGCACTCCTTCATGCTGTTCTCATCTGGACCTGGGGCGAATTGCCAGCCGTCGCAGACCCAACCGCCGGTGGTGGAAGTATTCCCTTCACTTCTGCTCGTCTTGGTCTTCCGACATTGGCGAACGATCTCAATGGTGTCGCGGCATCAGTCCTGCACGCGAGCGTTGCGTTGCCTGCGATACACGGAGACGAGCTCAATGCGCCGCTGAAAAAGTGGGGCGATATTCTTGTTGGGCGAGTCACGCGCGAGCTGGAGGAGTTTTTCCCTGCAAAGCCGGGTGAGAAGGTCACTCGATATATCTGGGCGAACGCGGTTAGCTGTCCTCGCACTGGCCGGCTTATTCCTCTGATGCGTGACAAGTGGCTGCGAAAGGGCAAGGGGCAAGAAGTCGCTGTTCGCATGACCACCGAACGAGATGGAACCCTTCTCGGTGAGCCTGTATTCGAGGTGGTCAGTGGAATTGAGATAGACAAGACAGATGCGGCATCCGGCACAATAACTCGAGGTACTGGTATCAGCCCCTACGATAACCTCGTAGTAGACAGTGAGTACATCAAGACGGAAGCGCAAGCTGGCCGTATGAGTCAGGTTCTGTATGCAGTAGTGGTTTCGAAACCCAACGGGGATACAGACTTCCGAGCGCCGACAGAAGAAGACCTTGAGGCTTTGCAGGCTGCAAATGCTCGACTGTCCGAGGTGCGAACGGTATGGGAAGCGCAGGGAATCCTGCCGACCGAGGATTTCCCGCATGGTAATGATATGCGGCCAGTGATGTACGGAATGCCTAGGTGGTCAGACTTCTTTACATCGCGTCAACTTCTCGTCCATGGAACATTCGGCGCGGAATTTCGGAACATGATTCCCGAGGTTCACGAAGATCTCGGTGTGGAGCGGGGTGATGCCGTCCTGTTCGAGTTGGCCGCAATGCAAGGAAAGGCGCTTAACTGGAATTCTCGGCTATCGTCATGGAACGTCAACTACCAGCGGATGCGTAGCGTCTTCGACAGTCACAACTTCGCCATGAAATGGTCCTTCGCGGAGATGGAAGGTGCGCACGACATTTATGGGTGGGCTCTCAGTCAGGCACTAAAATCTTATCGGGACCTATCTGCGATGTTCGAGCCTGAGGGTTCGTCGACTTTGATCGCGGACGCTGTATCGAACAGGTCCGTTGTTCAGGTGACCCAAGGGAATGCTGCAAGCGTGCCATGGGCTGACGGGTCCATCGCACATGTCTGTATGGATCCGCCCTATTACGACAACGTCATGTACGCAGAGTTGGCCGACTATTTCTATGTCTGGGAGAAGGGGACCCTTGGGGCACTGATTCCGGAGTTCTTCCGCGATTCACTCACAGACAAGGAGAATGAAGCTGTCGCAAACCCGTCCCGATTCGAGACTATGGGACGTAGGAAGAAGGAATTGGCGGACTTGGACTACGAGACCAAGATGACCGCTATTTTCGCTGAAGCCCACAGAGTGCTTCGTGTCGATGGCGTCCTATCAGTGATGTTCACGCACAAGCGTGCTGAGGCGTGGAACACGCTCGGTATGAGTTTGTTGCAGGCTGGCTTCACTATCGAAACCTCATGGCCAGTCAATACTGAATTCGAGAATTCGTTGCACCAGGCGAACATGAACTCCGCGGCGTCGACGATCATGCTGGTTTGTCGCAAACGCGATGTCCCAGGGGGTTCGACAAAAGTCTATCTCGATGACATCGAGCAGGATATCCGCGACGCCGCTAGGGCTGCCGCGCGTCGATTCCAGTATGACGGTATCGATGGTGTGGATTTGCTGCTTTCCACTTATGGGCCAACTCTGTCTGTGATCTCGCAGAGCTGGCCAGTGTATTCGTCCGTCCCGGATTCAGATGGTAAAGACCAGCTATTGCGCCCAGAAGATGCTCTCAACCTGGCCCGCGAAGAGGTTGTCCAGCTCCGTCGCTCCCGACTGGTAGGGAAGGTCGCGCACATCGACGATATGACAGACTTCGTGCTCCTTTCGTGGGATATCTTCGGGGCCCGGGAATTTCCGTATGACACCGCTCGGCTGTTGGCGCTCGCTGTTGGTGGTGTCGATGTAGAACACCTGGAGCGGGCCAAGGTTGTAACAAAGAAGGCTGGCAGCGTTACATTGCTCGCGCCGAGCGAACGACTGCGCCGCGATGCGGACAGTGAACTTCCCGGGGTACGGCCAGAAGCTGCGAGCTTCGAATTCACGATCGACGCCGTCGACACCGCCCTCTACATAGCCGAAATCGACGGAATGCCAGCCGCCAAACGGTTCCTCGACAGACACGGATTTACAGCCGATTCGGCCTTCATCTCTACCGTGCAGGGGCTCGTCAACGCGATCCCACGCACACGAGCGAAGGGAGCTTGGATCATTCCGGAAGCAGGTCTGTTGGATACCTTGTGCACGCTGTACTTCCCGACTATCACGCTGCCGGAGACAGAGGACCTGGCCGCACCAGCGGTGCAAGGTTCACTGTTTGGGGACGACTGACCGATGAAGCCGGAACCGCAGGAATCGTTGCTGGGTGAAATTTCCGGCAGCGGGCAGGAACACCAGGGAACCCTGGTCGATTTCCCCGATGTCGCCGATTCGTTCGAAGCTGTTGGTCTGAAGGCGCGATACACGCCTAGGGATCAACCGCTGAAAACGTTCTATATACCGATGCTCTCTCGTGCGATCTCCTATGACCGGGCGGTCGGATACTGGTCGGCCGCCGAGCTGCAATTCGCAGCCCAGGGGACCGCGCAGTTCCTGGCCAACGGTGGCCGGATGCGGCTCATCGTTGGTGCCCAGCTGAACGAAAATGACGTCCAAGCGGTGCTGTCTGGACAGCCGCTGAGTGATGTCGTGGCTGCTCGGATGCTCGCGGACCCTTCGCTTGAGGGAACGAAGATCGTCGCAAACGAGCACCTGGGCGTACTCGCGTGGATGGTTGCCCACGACAGACTCGAGATCCGAGTGGGAGTGCCAAAACTTGATGGAAAGCTTCTGTCCTATCAGGAATCTGGCAAATACTTCCATACGAAATATGGAGTGTTTACCGACCGGAACGGGAACAAGGTTGCCTTCAACGGATCGAACAATGCCTCCGTGCGAGCGTGGGTCGAGAACCACGAAACCTTCGACGTGTTCCCGTCGTGGATGCCCGCAGTGTGGGAGTGGAACGGACAGGAATCCGTTCGAGATTTCGACCGGCACTGGCACGACCAGCCGGACGAAGGATGGGCGATCGTTCCGCTACCCCAAGCGGTGCGCGAACACCTCATCGAGCACGCACCCGCTGCGCCGCCGTTGCCGCCGGGAGTGCCGGATTCGGAATTCGAGGAGGATGGCGAACCGTCCGCGCCGGAAGCACAACCGGTGGATGTGAAGGAGGCGTGGGCCGAGCTCGTCGATCTCGTAGGCCAACCAATGGCGTCGCCGTACACAGCGGTAGGTACCGCTCAGGTCAAGCCGCTACCGCACCAAGCGAGGTTGATCGACCGAGTCGTGGACACTTATCCGCGTGGTTACCTGTTCGCCGACGAGGTGGGGTTAGGTAAGACCGTCGAAGCAGGTCTCGTTCTACGGGAACTGTTCTTGGCAGGAAAGGCGCGAAAGGCACTTTTGCTCGTTCCTGCGTCAGTGATGCGACAGTGGCAGGAAGAGCTGCACGAGAAGATGAATCTCGACGTGCCACGGCTCGAGAAGGGTGAGTTCCTCGACCGAAATGACGAACCCGTCCGTGTACCAGCTGGGGTGAACCTGTGGTCGGCATTCCCGATCGTGCTCGCCTCAAGTCATCTCGCGCGTCGGAAAGACCGCCGGAAGGACATCTTGGCGGCGGGACCGTGGGACGTTGTACTCGTTGACGAGGCTCACCACGCCCGGCGTCGGGGATCGAAGCCGAGCGACACCCCGAACTCGCTGCTCGGCCTGCTGCTGGAAATGCGCGACAAAGAAATGTGGCAGGCGCTGTACCTTGCATCCGCTACCCCGATGCAGATGAATCAGCATGAAGCGTGGGACCTGATCTCTCTGCTCGGATTGAATGGGAGGTGGGCGGTGTCGGCATCGAACTTCCTCGAGTACTTCGAGCGGTTCCGCCATGATCCTCGATCACGCAGCTGGAAACTCCAGTGCGAGATGCTGGCCGACTACTTCGCGGACCCGAACGCCGATCGCGACCAGCACCTCGAAGAACAAGTCAACACAGCGCTCGGTTTTGTCGGTGCATGGGCGGTGTCCGGATTGGACGCGAATCCGCCGTCCTTGGAAGCACGTTTACAGATGCCGAACGAGGCTTCCGAATGGATGGATAAATGGCTGCGCCGTCACAACCCGATGCGAGACAGGGTGTTCAGAAACACCCGTACTACCTTGAGGGAATATCAGGCTGCGGGGATCATCGGTGACGAGGTCGTTATCCCAACACGGCACGTCAACGACGCGTTCATCCAGCTCGCACCGGATGAACGCAAGCTGTACGACCGGATCGAGGAATACATTCGGCGCCACTACAATTCGTACAAGACGGACCAGTCCAGCCAAGCGCTCGGATTCATCATGACCGTCTACCGTCGTCGCCTCACCTCGTCGTTCGAGGCGATCAAGAAATCCCTCACACGGCGTCTCGACGTACTCGAGCAGGGGAAGAGCCTGGTCGACCTTCTCTCTGACGATGACAACATCGACGTCGAAGACTCCCTGTTCGATCCCGAAACCCTCGAAGGATCGGCTAGCCGCCTCCAGGATGAGATCCACGAACTCCGGTTATTCCTCAACGACTTGAATAAGATCACCGGAGAGGACAGTAAGGCGACACGACTGGTTACCGACGTAAACCAGGCACTTCTGACCTACGACAGCTTGGTTGTATTCACCCAGTACACCGACACGATGGACTACGTACGCGAACGCCTGATCGCAGCAGGAATCACCAAAATAGGCTGTTATTCCGGCCGTGGTGGACAGATATACAACGACACCGACCAGAGTTGGTCGGAAGTCAGCAAAGCTGTCATCAAGGACCAATTCCGCGGCGGTGATCTGACCGTGCTCATCGGCACCGATTCCATGAGTGAGGGCCTTAACCTGCAAACGTCTGGCAGGCTCATCAACTACGACATGCCCTGGAATCTCATGCGTGTCGAGCAGCGCATCGGCCGCGTTGATCGTATCGGCGCGTCCTTCAAGGACATCGTTGTCACGAACTACTTCTACGCAGACACCGTTGAACAGCGCGTCTACGAGGGAATCCTCGAGGACTACGGAGATTTCACCGACATCATCGGTGACGCAGCCCCTGTCCTCGCCAACCTAGAGAAGGCCATCGAACAACTCGCGCTCGGAGAGGCCAGCAACGAGACGATCGAACAGAAGGTCGACGCGCTCAAAGGGGAGGTAGAGAACCTCAACAGCAACGCGATCCAGAAAGGGGATCTCGGTGCCTCGCCCGAGGTCATCGGGCATATCGAAGAACCACCCGAGTTGTGTGGCGACACAAGTCTCGAAGATCTAAAGAGGGTGCTTACCACCAACCGGCTAACCGGGCCGCATCTCACCCTGGTCGAAGGGCCGGACGCGGTGTATCGGCTTGCGCCACCGGTACCAGTGGCGTCCAGCTCGTTCAACATCAACTCGGGCACAGCTTCTGCGGCGTCCTACACGGACGATCGGCGGGCAGGTAAAGAGGTGGTGCTGGTTACCTTCGATCGTAAGGTCAGCGACGAAAGCCTGGACGGTGTCACGCTGCTCACCTACGGAACGCCCGAATTTGAGTCACTTCTCCCTTCGAGGGACGCATGAACGCAGCAGTCGTAACTCTCGTACTAGGTGTTGCGGTGCCCATACTGACCGCGGTCGGCGGATATGTCTCGACACGGCTCGGCAATCGAGATGAACGGGCGTCGATCCGCGCTGACATCGAGCTGCTCATGACTATGCCGGACGACTTCAATAGCCGCGAAGCGTTGCAGCGCAGTATCGAGGCGCGGGTACTCGCCCACGCACTTCCTTATCCGGGGATCCGGAAAGTCACTCGAATGATGATTGCGATCGCCTTGGGGGTTTTTGGTGCAGTAGCGGTACTTTCCTTCTTGATCGGTGGCGATCACCGGGCGACTGGTGCGAACGTGTTTCTGCTTTCTGCGATCATCTGCTGGATTCTGGTGTGCTGGCTCCTTCTCGATCATGCCCATCGACGGACGACGGCGGTTCATTCAGGTTGGGGAACAGTTGAGTGGTGGAGGACACCTCCCCAGCGTCGTCAACGAGATGGGGCACCCAGTGCATCACATACCAACGCATCAGAGCCCACACTGTGAGCGCGTGATGATCGATTGAGCCCGGTTGTCCAGCTCCGCAGCCTGAACGTCAAACTGGGATCACGGCCGCGTGAAGATCGTACTAATGCACGACGCTGCGATCTGGTTCAGTCAGAACGAGGCCGCTGCGAACGGAAGCTACATCCAGACGAAGAACACAGTTTCCGGAATCCCTGCAGTCGTTGTTCGTGAAAAAGAGAATATAGTTTGCGGTGCAACCTGGCTTACTGCTATTGAAGCGGATGCCGTCTATCTTTTCGACCTCGTACTCCCTGACACTTTTGGTGACCAGTTGAGTCGGAAGGTATCCAATCTCAGGATTTACCCCTATCGGCTTGCTGAGATCGTAAGAGAAGCGATGCAGGAAGTCGATAGGGTAAAAATCACGGCGTTCGGCGAGGGAAAATATGCTGGGGGCATAGTCAATTGAAGTCAGATCTAAGACGAGTAAGTCTCGGGTGGGCGTGAACTGGCCAGCTGTCGCGTAGCGATCCTCGGAATATCCAATCTCAACTAAGGCTGTCGCGAGTTCGTCGGCCCCGTAGAACATGGATTCGCCTTCGCGGCTCATGCGGTTCGCTTTGGCATGCTCGGCGGGTGCGGAACCCAGTTCTGCACCAGTGGCCGCGAAGTACGGGACCTCGTCCGAGTGCGTTCGTGCACGCCAGATTCTTGTGCCAGGTTTGATGACTCTAAGAAGGGAGTCGTAGTCGAAGGCAATGTAGTTGAGGATTTTCGCCATGAGCCTAACTGGTGAGAGAATCAACGAATCAGGGTCATATGAGAGCGGGGAAGGGTTCAACGCGAGATCGTTGAATCTCTTCCAACTAAATGGAAGCTCAACTTTATCCCATCCAAAATTTTTGTACGTCCAGTAGTCGGTGGGAAGTGACCCTTCGATCGCCCGGAACAAGTCGACGTTTCCTTGGGCGACCGCTCCCCAGCAATGTTCCTCGGCTACTTCCGTGGTTGAAAACCACTCAAGGCCGTCTCCACCCCCGGTCGGCGGGTTTCCTACCTCTGAACCAAGAGCGTAGATCCAATGTAGGCTATTGAGTATAAGTTCCATGTAGCGATCGAATGCGATCGCTACATTATCCCCGCCGGGGTCAACTTCGTTATTGCAGAACGAGCACGATTCGAAGATCGGGTTGTCTTCGTCCTCGTATTCAGCGTCTCGCGCTACCCCGCGTGCAGAATCGATGATTGGCTTCCCCATACATTTGATGCAAACGGACGCGATACTTGCCCAGTCGGATTCTCCCGGTGGATCAATACATGTCATGGAACAAATGTGGCATACGCGCCCTCAACCGATTGCTCGAGGTGGAAGTAGTAGCGCATTGCGAATGCGACAGCGCCAGCAGCAGTGTTGATCGTTCTTTGCGATGGCGTTCTCTGAAAATGCTCGTCCTGCCCGTCGACAGGGGCCCAGCGTCAGCTCGATCGCCGGAAATGTCAGGAGCGGGTGGTGAGTTCCTGGAGGTACCTTCTGGCGTTGGTATCGCCGGCCTTGGAGGCTAATTCGAACCAACGACGGGCACTCTCGGGATCTGGCGGGTCTATGCGGTAGGCGAGGAGCAAGCCGAGTCGGGTCATTGCTTCGGGGATCCCTGCGGTGGCGGCCCGTGTCAACCACTGGCGGCCGCTGTCGATATCGGGTGGCTCCGCGCAGAAGGCGAGCAGGATTCCGAGATTGACCATCGCGAACAGGTATCCAGCTTCGGCGGCTCTGGTCAACCAGAGACGGGCCCGGTCGTAGTCCGGGCGTACAAGTCTGAATCCGAGCAGCAGTCCCAGCTCGATCATGGATGGGTAGTCACCGGTCGCCGACGCCTTTTCCCACCAGTGGATCGCCGCCTCGACATCGGATTCATCGAGCTGGTCGACGAGAAGGCTGCCGAGTTCGAGCATCGCACCGACATCACCATTTGTGGCTGCGCGTTCGTACCAGTAGCGCGCACCGGCGAGGTCTGGGGGATCTAGCAGAGTG
This genomic window from Rhodococcus sp. KBS0724 contains:
- a CDS encoding ATP-binding protein → MAISSDSAGLVALRAVCEPRDDVVSGGLADNHFAAQLDKVVRDADHYPVYGDPDAFFAQTYATSGLRTLLTKTFGRVSGSKGVAGENGVLRPTTSFGGGKTHGLTAVYHLAKGARPVNLGDFVDISLLPDLPVKIAALVGDALDPVAGVDTNGHRTFTLWGEMAAQIGDDAFTAMAASDQERTAPGTATIKAAFGGEPTIVIIDEIAKYIRQVTSSGNEDVRRMAKAIAVFLGNLFEVASDPTNRVSVIITLAASTNAFGKETTEMTDLLDDAASAASGAVAETADVLARAVQPSAVIKPADDTEIGEILKTRLFKTVDQKAARAAGDAYREFYEVLGKTEILAGGPEQPVTYGDQVAKSYPFHPELVRVLDQRLGDIPQFQRARGALKLLAEVVAGIYRDGDDTAIINVGDIDYADAPVLNHLTDGLGRGEFSSVAIGDFAGRNSHAVSVDADIFPGKPRYATRVARTVFTHSLEMKSNAGAGRNDWLVGTLRPGEDATIFEKALTESEKVFWHLAYDGARWRFNVEPNVNAIIEAEKRNVANTRVAAIVDDLIHRAFSNDGGVNPIHFPSGAVDIPDHASLRVAVLDYRVLTVSVKDSDTAPSLLVEMLDKTGTVGSPRKYRNGVVFAVPAEDQIDALKDRARALIAADILAADTTRLSQFSAEVRKKIEAYQKQASLEARIAVNRCYKHIYFPTSDKSNGHLRHRELPPQVQGDTKNATSAVIALLEDEGKIRRESFTASFLRSKTWPKVESVTTAAIVDYFWMDHASPIVRNPVLLREAITNGIKNENWVYYDGSSGKAYTAHAMAGMSIGFSSDAEIMTAAEAQNRGLLVRKPTQTDLRAVLPETATTGAALRALLDVECGGEPSKAEVLELLATAVQASDYKSFVVLDTDPEPGVRALTPSALKEKGLDTLRIIQRADADAAGVEVPTRTVNSKTFTASGPGGTAFQKIVDQVSDFTIRTVSRLTLKATADEAKGTGDIDLAVAALGMLPKFSITVTSTLVAEYKNLTGGLRFGGTAERADFQSAYGNVKKALSGAAKIAGDITLEVVFEPPVDVDTADISQIHAVIKNLQIKQTTMTAEVTR
- a CDS encoding DUF1156 domain-containing protein, which gives rise to MTNTKPRVLIEDWLPVAELGIESRRERAASSALPPLSYLHIWWARRPLVASAAVVLGGLMPSWSDDLAAAFPESDQVQSELQYRQWLLYLVGIRGDVLAAHAEKEAAALAGTRLKHNPFTYKQAYRYAPEESDRALLHAVLIWTWGELPAVADPTAGGGSIPFTSARLGLPTLANDLNGVAASVLHASVALPAIHGDELNAPLKKWGDILVGRVTRELEEFFPAKPGEKVTRYIWANAVSCPRTGRLIPLMRDKWLRKGKGQEVAVRMTTERDGTLLGEPVFEVVSGIEIDKTDAASGTITRGTGISPYDNLVVDSEYIKTEAQAGRMSQVLYAVVVSKPNGDTDFRAPTEEDLEALQAANARLSEVRTVWEAQGILPTEDFPHGNDMRPVMYGMPRWSDFFTSRQLLVHGTFGAEFRNMIPEVHEDLGVERGDAVLFELAAMQGKALNWNSRLSSWNVNYQRMRSVFDSHNFAMKWSFAEMEGAHDIYGWALSQALKSYRDLSAMFEPEGSSTLIADAVSNRSVVQVTQGNAASVPWADGSIAHVCMDPPYYDNVMYAELADYFYVWEKGTLGALIPEFFRDSLTDKENEAVANPSRFETMGRRKKELADLDYETKMTAIFAEAHRVLRVDGVLSVMFTHKRAEAWNTLGMSLLQAGFTIETSWPVNTEFENSLHQANMNSAASTIMLVCRKRDVPGGSTKVYLDDIEQDIRDAARAAARRFQYDGIDGVDLLLSTYGPTLSVISQSWPVYSSVPDSDGKDQLLRPEDALNLAREEVVQLRRSRLVGKVAHIDDMTDFVLLSWDIFGAREFPYDTARLLALAVGGVDVEHLERAKVVTKKAGSVTLLAPSERLRRDADSELPGVRPEAASFEFTIDAVDTALYIAEIDGMPAAKRFLDRHGFTADSAFISTVQGLVNAIPRTRAKGAWIIPEAGLLDTLCTLYFPTITLPETEDLAAPAVQGSLFGDD
- a CDS encoding SNF2-related protein; translated protein: MKPEPQESLLGEISGSGQEHQGTLVDFPDVADSFEAVGLKARYTPRDQPLKTFYIPMLSRAISYDRAVGYWSAAELQFAAQGTAQFLANGGRMRLIVGAQLNENDVQAVLSGQPLSDVVAARMLADPSLEGTKIVANEHLGVLAWMVAHDRLEIRVGVPKLDGKLLSYQESGKYFHTKYGVFTDRNGNKVAFNGSNNASVRAWVENHETFDVFPSWMPAVWEWNGQESVRDFDRHWHDQPDEGWAIVPLPQAVREHLIEHAPAAPPLPPGVPDSEFEEDGEPSAPEAQPVDVKEAWAELVDLVGQPMASPYTAVGTAQVKPLPHQARLIDRVVDTYPRGYLFADEVGLGKTVEAGLVLRELFLAGKARKALLLVPASVMRQWQEELHEKMNLDVPRLEKGEFLDRNDEPVRVPAGVNLWSAFPIVLASSHLARRKDRRKDILAAGPWDVVLVDEAHHARRRGSKPSDTPNSLLGLLLEMRDKEMWQALYLASATPMQMNQHEAWDLISLLGLNGRWAVSASNFLEYFERFRHDPRSRSWKLQCEMLADYFADPNADRDQHLEEQVNTALGFVGAWAVSGLDANPPSLEARLQMPNEASEWMDKWLRRHNPMRDRVFRNTRTTLREYQAAGIIGDEVVIPTRHVNDAFIQLAPDERKLYDRIEEYIRRHYNSYKTDQSSQALGFIMTVYRRRLTSSFEAIKKSLTRRLDVLEQGKSLVDLLSDDDNIDVEDSLFDPETLEGSASRLQDEIHELRLFLNDLNKITGEDSKATRLVTDVNQALLTYDSLVVFTQYTDTMDYVRERLIAAGITKIGCYSGRGGQIYNDTDQSWSEVSKAVIKDQFRGGDLTVLIGTDSMSEGLNLQTSGRLINYDMPWNLMRVEQRIGRVDRIGASFKDIVVTNYFYADTVEQRVYEGILEDYGDFTDIIGDAAPVLANLEKAIEQLALGEASNETIEQKVDALKGEVENLNSNAIQKGDLGASPEVIGHIEEPPELCGDTSLEDLKRVLTTNRLTGPHLTLVEGPDAVYRLAPPVPVASSSFNINSGTASAASYTDDRRAGKEVVLVTFDRKVSDESLDGVTLLTYGTPEFESLLPSRDA